The Neorhodopirellula lusitana genome contains a region encoding:
- a CDS encoding ABC transporter ATP-binding protein gives MLMISDLVKKFPQPGGGELTVLDVPRFEMAAAEQVALIGQSGGGKTTLLHLIAGMLSATSGSIRIDNMELTRLSEQGRDRFRASKIGYVFQTFNLMPAFSALENVKLGMTFGAGKVDPKRAMRLLDRVGLADRASYRPKQLSVGQQQRVAIARALAGRPQLLLADEPTANVDPASADSVLNLIIDSCRTEQIALLMVTHSMDVASRFKRIEKLEEINRAFGANASPDAS, from the coding sequence ATGTTGATGATTTCAGATCTCGTGAAAAAGTTCCCACAACCTGGAGGTGGCGAACTGACTGTTTTGGACGTGCCAAGATTTGAGATGGCCGCTGCGGAACAGGTCGCGTTGATCGGGCAAAGTGGCGGCGGCAAGACGACGCTGTTGCATTTGATCGCGGGGATGCTATCCGCTACGTCTGGGTCCATTCGCATTGACAACATGGAACTCACCCGACTCAGCGAACAGGGACGAGACCGTTTCCGTGCGTCCAAAATCGGCTACGTTTTCCAAACGTTCAACTTGATGCCCGCCTTCTCGGCACTCGAAAACGTCAAGCTCGGCATGACGTTTGGGGCCGGCAAGGTCGATCCCAAACGAGCCATGAGACTGCTTGATCGAGTTGGACTGGCTGACCGTGCTTCGTATCGACCGAAGCAACTTTCCGTCGGTCAACAACAGCGGGTTGCCATCGCACGAGCATTGGCGGGTCGTCCGCAACTCTTGCTTGCCGATGAACCGACGGCCAACGTGGATCCCGCCAGCGCCGACTCGGTCCTGAACCTGATCATCGATTCGTGCCGTACGGAACAGATCGCGTTGCTGATGGTCACCCACAGCATGGATGTCGCATCACGATTCAAAAGGATCGAAAAGCTTGAAGAGATAAACCGAGCATTTGGCGCCAACGCATCGCCCGACGCCTCCTGA
- a CDS encoding UbiA family prenyltransferase: MNETAARNSPAARIDWQAWARLVRLPNVFTIIADISAAFFLVLGTGVTLSGAAPGSPLASLPLTDPPEMNSYMPSVPVWVMLVCAVTSGVLLYWGGMVLNDVFDVEQDTLAERERPLVNGDLSVATARKAGWGLLAFGLVPTLLIGLITSFGTASEASSIGLQTMWSPLAIAAILAVLVVLYDGPCKRTPLAPILMGGCRVFSFLLGVTAANAAIGDLANTPLQAMRLGPTVIGDIRSVALMFAIGMGTYIAGLTTFGRREATGEATIHLPLGLLMMLAGGALLTFAPHFGGELAEGVSLANLWQVDPTIVFPTAILLMLAGTIFHGRRAIVSPSPAKIQATIRSGLLAIIPIAATITMLSVGAFWAITVFALMVPSRILAQRIRMT; encoded by the coding sequence TTGAACGAAACCGCCGCTCGGAATAGCCCCGCTGCAAGAATCGATTGGCAAGCCTGGGCAAGACTCGTTCGCCTGCCCAATGTGTTCACGATCATTGCCGACATCTCGGCCGCGTTTTTTCTTGTCTTAGGCACCGGCGTGACTCTTTCCGGCGCAGCACCTGGTTCACCACTGGCCAGTTTGCCTTTGACCGATCCACCCGAGATGAACTCGTACATGCCGAGCGTCCCGGTGTGGGTCATGCTAGTTTGCGCGGTCACATCAGGCGTGCTGTTGTACTGGGGCGGGATGGTATTGAACGATGTCTTCGATGTTGAACAAGACACGCTTGCCGAGCGTGAACGCCCGCTGGTGAATGGGGATCTATCCGTCGCAACCGCACGAAAAGCTGGTTGGGGACTGCTCGCGTTCGGTTTGGTTCCCACCCTCCTGATCGGCTTGATCACATCGTTCGGAACCGCCAGCGAAGCCTCATCGATTGGGCTGCAAACGATGTGGTCTCCCTTAGCCATTGCCGCCATCCTGGCTGTGCTCGTGGTTCTCTATGATGGCCCATGCAAGCGAACTCCCTTGGCACCGATTCTGATGGGGGGATGCCGGGTTTTCAGTTTTCTGTTGGGCGTCACTGCCGCGAATGCCGCGATCGGGGATTTAGCCAACACGCCACTCCAAGCAATGCGTTTGGGGCCGACTGTGATCGGAGACATTCGATCCGTTGCCTTGATGTTTGCGATAGGGATGGGGACGTACATCGCAGGCTTGACCACATTTGGTCGTCGCGAGGCAACCGGCGAGGCAACCATTCATCTGCCACTGGGGCTTTTAATGATGCTCGCCGGAGGCGCGTTGCTGACTTTCGCCCCGCATTTTGGCGGTGAATTAGCGGAAGGTGTATCCCTGGCCAACTTGTGGCAAGTGGATCCGACTATCGTTTTCCCGACCGCGATCTTATTAATGTTGGCGGGAACGATCTTTCATGGGCGTCGCGCCATAGTGAGCCCATCACCAGCCAAGATTCAGGCGACAATTCGTTCCGGACTCCTGGCAATTATCCCAATCGCCGCCACAATTACCATGCTTTCCGTGGGAGCATTTTGGGCGATCACGGTATTTGCGCTGATGGTCCCTTCGCGGATCCTGGCGCAGCGTATTCGTATGACTTAA
- a CDS encoding Gfo/Idh/MocA family protein, whose amino-acid sequence MALNPPLNRKLRMGIVGGGIGSFIGRVHTIAAALDHRCELVAGAFSSNPEKSKQSAPDYGVDESRAYGSYEAMLDAESRLPADQRIDFVSVTTPNHTHFEIAKAAVEAGFNVVCDKPMTLDLDQAEQLLKTVENSDVVFALTHNYTGYPLIRQAREMIMAGELGKINAIRTQYIQGWLAEKLEATEHKQAAWRTDPAKSGVAGAFGDIATHAFNLGRYVTGELPDKVSCHLKAFVDGRRLDDYGTAVIRYKSGALGTVTASQISHGRENDLEIEVDGTLGSLRWRQENPNEMIVRKNGQPHQIYTRDPNADFTKPLAASSSRIPAGHPEGFFCAFANIYLAAFDDMAKRAEGQPFERRDTVYPNVYDGVEGMMFIEQCVKSSEQDAAWLTLSHSAART is encoded by the coding sequence ATGGCTTTGAACCCACCCCTGAACCGAAAACTTCGCATGGGTATCGTCGGCGGCGGCATCGGCTCGTTCATTGGGCGAGTTCACACGATCGCCGCAGCCCTGGATCATCGCTGTGAATTGGTGGCCGGAGCATTTTCCAGCAATCCTGAAAAGAGCAAGCAATCCGCGCCGGATTATGGCGTTGATGAATCGCGTGCTTACGGAAGCTATGAAGCAATGCTGGATGCGGAATCTCGTCTGCCAGCCGATCAACGCATCGATTTCGTCAGCGTCACCACCCCGAACCACACTCACTTCGAAATTGCCAAAGCGGCTGTCGAAGCCGGGTTCAATGTGGTTTGCGACAAGCCGATGACGCTGGACCTGGACCAGGCCGAGCAATTGCTGAAGACCGTCGAGAATTCAGATGTGGTGTTCGCGTTGACCCACAACTACACGGGCTACCCACTGATTCGCCAAGCGCGTGAGATGATCATGGCGGGTGAACTGGGGAAAATTAACGCGATCCGCACACAGTACATTCAAGGTTGGTTGGCTGAAAAGCTAGAAGCGACCGAACACAAGCAAGCCGCCTGGCGAACCGATCCCGCCAAGAGTGGTGTGGCTGGCGCGTTTGGTGACATCGCCACGCACGCATTTAATCTTGGCCGCTACGTCACCGGTGAATTGCCAGACAAGGTTAGCTGTCACTTGAAGGCGTTCGTGGACGGTCGGCGTTTGGACGATTACGGAACGGCCGTGATTCGCTACAAGAGCGGAGCACTGGGGACCGTCACTGCATCGCAGATTAGTCATGGACGCGAAAACGACTTGGAAATCGAAGTCGATGGCACACTCGGGTCACTCCGTTGGCGTCAAGAAAATCCGAACGAGATGATCGTCCGAAAGAACGGCCAGCCGCACCAAATTTACACGCGAGACCCCAACGCCGATTTCACCAAACCGCTGGCAGCATCGTCGAGCCGGATTCCGGCCGGACACCCAGAAGGATTCTTCTGTGCGTTCGCAAATATCTATCTGGCTGCTTTCGATGACATGGCCAAGCGTGCCGAGGGCCAGCCTTTTGAACGTCGCGATACGGTTTATCCAAACGTTTATGACGGAGTGGAAGGAATGATGTTCATTGAACAATGTGTCAAAAGCAGCGAGCAAGATGCTGCCTGGTTGACTCTTAGCCATAGTGCTGCTCGTACTTAG
- a CDS encoding GTP-binding protein, with amino-acid sequence MSQPIQFIMLGGFLGAGKTTLISKLAKRFQADGKHVGVVTNDQAAGLVDTHLLQSQGLDVNEVAGSCFCCNYNGLTGAMSEFETRHRPDVILVEPVGSCTDLIATIAVPMMQQLGEQFTHSPYAVLLKPSHGLRILSGKGGGFSAKAEYIFRKQLEESELVVINRIDELSATEVKTLQEAIEEQYPGRRTICVSAHTEANLEELYAALQTTAQFPAKMMEVDYDIYADGEAELGWLNAGGTLVSDTPISQDALTVALVDRLRTVLLAVDAEPAHIKVLVSSGSNVSVANLVSSDSQTMLSVASDQQVTQAEVIVNARVCLSPGQLKGVVTDALDRTATDFAARISIDQMEAFRPGRPVPTHRATST; translated from the coding sequence ATGTCGCAACCGATTCAGTTCATCATGCTTGGCGGCTTTTTAGGCGCGGGCAAAACAACGCTGATATCCAAGTTGGCCAAACGCTTTCAAGCGGATGGGAAGCATGTCGGTGTGGTTACCAACGATCAGGCGGCTGGGTTGGTGGACACGCATCTATTGCAGAGCCAGGGCTTGGACGTGAATGAAGTCGCTGGTTCTTGTTTCTGTTGCAACTACAACGGTTTGACCGGTGCGATGTCGGAGTTCGAAACTCGGCATCGGCCGGATGTGATTCTTGTCGAACCGGTCGGCAGTTGCACTGACTTGATCGCAACGATCGCGGTCCCCATGATGCAGCAGCTTGGCGAACAGTTCACGCACAGTCCTTACGCGGTGTTGTTAAAACCGAGTCATGGTCTACGGATTTTATCCGGCAAGGGTGGCGGTTTTTCGGCGAAGGCGGAGTACATCTTTCGGAAACAGCTGGAAGAATCCGAGCTCGTCGTGATCAATCGGATCGACGAGCTTTCCGCCACCGAGGTGAAGACGCTGCAAGAGGCGATCGAAGAACAGTATCCAGGACGCCGAACCATTTGTGTGTCAGCCCACACGGAAGCGAACCTCGAGGAGCTTTATGCGGCTCTGCAAACGACGGCCCAATTCCCCGCCAAGATGATGGAGGTCGACTACGACATCTATGCCGATGGTGAGGCAGAATTGGGGTGGCTCAATGCCGGGGGGACACTTGTTAGTGACACACCCATCTCGCAAGATGCTTTGACGGTCGCGTTGGTGGATCGGCTTCGGACCGTGTTGTTGGCTGTTGATGCCGAACCTGCTCACATCAAGGTGCTTGTCTCGAGTGGTTCGAACGTGAGCGTGGCCAATTTGGTCAGCAGTGATTCGCAAACCATGCTTTCGGTTGCATCAGACCAGCAGGTCACGCAAGCCGAAGTGATCGTCAACGCTCGAGTCTGCTTGTCACCGGGACAGTTGAAAGGCGTCGTTACGGATGCTTTGGATCGAACAGCGACCGACTTTGCGGCGCGTATTTCGATTGATCAAATGGAAGCGTTCCGACCGGGGCGTCCTGTGCCGACTCACCGAGCCACGTCGACTTAG
- a CDS encoding beta strand repeat-containing protein, producing MTLQNMFSRLMGRETSKSGARRETASRKPSHRNKKSRGLRMESLQKRELLASDLGAISGVAFIDADGDSTVDVGEQLLQNVDVSLYLDDGTTVGEVDGSDTLVGTLTTGADGAYRFTNLDGEDTVANDDAAEDLITTPTYLTSTGLYVLSFAAGAGGVEDDLGNPIAGVVLSDDVGVQVNDDNGVTAVTIDDFTTEQPSQPLLEDGETADTLADRTTNSSSGDLGASSGVVGQERDVQIIIDTGTGDNSQFRVDTTPGNQLFSIQNGLVTATTLVQYDGVDADGAGITLDTTGLGGINLSDDDDQAGLRFQIFGDTDVTGGFQIRVYDQSGNSATYTHDINAGLTEDLFVPFSAFVETGTMDYTDVGAIEAFVDSVTDPTTDLDVRVSVLESQRSNEVTANGAASIPLFLGGQIFVDNGGGTDSNEQDNGVLDAGEGAYLANLNTNNTGTDKVIVQLFDVDPSAGGETPIATTLVDISTDSNPGEYLFDTVGADPLGPGTYYVVIPETEFADDDSLAGYIGSSVDTPGNSGADVTNDDVDDDNDGVYVAGVGFISGAITLSIGDEPTSGNTNTTVDFGVVPTTDLRIDKTISAGDSNLVPGGTAVFTVTVENKGLNDATAVKVSDIVPDGLTITTIQDSGSNNVAFINEDSGGDTIRSFTIGDVDAGETVVYTITATVSGTITVDPINEVRVEGFEVEDDIDTVDADRGTGDPLQGALANNTAIESVDISLADLTVTKTDSLTTTTAGSQITYTIVVSNDAGADTANNVVALDTLPTGVTFVSGTVTVGDGTVTEITTGVDTGKIQATLGTLAPGASETFVIVVDIDADLDDANSPLTNSVTVTADNAAEQTDTDDTTVTREVDVTVGKVVVETRTPDDRTDGDDADDIIDSTDPYQVFAGGFVTYQITASNSGTSEARGVEVTDTLPAGLTYVTGSFDALASGVAAPAVSGQDLTFTIPNLAPGESQIFTFEVAVASDEFDPILNTATITTTDPESDATNNTGSVTIDPDPQIDLILDKSVGQTTVVPGSEQVVYTFVVSHDVDSISDAVNVDVTDLLPSGLSNAVISGTGITSSNFNSTTGAVLVEYASIPVGETRTFTVTADVDADVTGTIVNAAEVTVPGVTELDDTNNTDTVTVTADPEFDLTIDKSVNGTGTFGPLDTVTFTIVVSHDLNDDGTEADNGQSPSQATGVVLTDVLPTGLTFVSATAAGAATTPTSTAGGTIVFAEFDLAPGATRTYTITASVDDTAIGSLTNNASLVTDAGETETTNNSDSADVTIVPEANVRVSKTVSTTTAQTGSELTYTITVTNDGPSAAESVTAVDTLPTGVTFVSGTGPNGALTASGQTVTVNGGTLDASGTGSSFVFTIVATVNDGVTASQTNIVNVSTSTAETTTADNTASATTAIDQAINELSGTVFRDFDNDGLLNGMDSALEGIELLLTGGDLGTDGLRTVTDENGFYEFDDLIAGDYTVQRLDLPDYFNDGLEQAGTGATPADSVDSIMVSIGGTDGQSVPDNNFALVPYLSYKLCIL from the coding sequence ATGACTTTGCAAAACATGTTCAGCCGTTTGATGGGCCGCGAAACTTCCAAGTCGGGGGCTCGTCGCGAGACCGCTTCGCGAAAACCATCGCACCGCAATAAAAAGTCACGCGGTTTGCGAATGGAGAGCCTGCAAAAACGTGAATTGCTAGCATCGGACCTCGGTGCGATCTCGGGCGTCGCATTCATTGACGCCGATGGCGATTCAACGGTCGATGTCGGTGAACAACTTCTACAGAATGTTGACGTCTCTCTGTACCTCGACGACGGCACCACCGTTGGCGAGGTTGACGGAAGCGATACGCTGGTCGGAACACTCACAACTGGCGCCGATGGTGCCTACCGCTTCACTAACCTGGATGGTGAAGACACCGTCGCCAACGACGACGCTGCCGAAGACCTAATAACAACACCAACCTATTTGACGTCAACGGGACTCTATGTCCTAAGTTTCGCAGCCGGTGCGGGTGGGGTCGAAGATGACCTTGGCAACCCGATTGCAGGCGTTGTTCTGTCCGATGATGTCGGCGTTCAGGTCAACGATGACAACGGAGTGACTGCTGTCACGATCGATGACTTCACGACTGAACAACCAAGCCAACCGCTGCTTGAGGACGGAGAAACCGCAGACACGCTAGCCGACCGAACGACCAATAGCAGTTCAGGAGACCTCGGGGCTTCCAGCGGCGTGGTCGGCCAGGAACGCGACGTGCAAATCATCATTGACACGGGAACTGGAGACAACAGTCAATTCCGTGTCGACACGACACCAGGCAACCAACTCTTCTCGATCCAGAACGGTCTTGTCACCGCAACGACATTGGTGCAGTACGACGGTGTCGATGCCGATGGTGCTGGCATCACCCTAGACACAACTGGACTTGGTGGCATTAACCTTTCCGATGATGACGACCAAGCGGGGCTAAGGTTCCAAATCTTTGGCGACACGGATGTAACCGGCGGATTCCAGATCCGCGTCTATGATCAAAGCGGTAACTCCGCGACCTACACCCACGACATTAATGCGGGTCTGACGGAAGATCTCTTTGTGCCCTTCTCTGCCTTCGTTGAGACTGGCACGATGGACTACACTGACGTGGGAGCAATCGAAGCATTTGTTGACAGTGTTACCGATCCAACGACCGACCTTGACGTTCGGGTTTCGGTGCTTGAGTCACAAAGATCAAACGAGGTCACCGCGAACGGAGCCGCGTCTATCCCGCTTTTCCTAGGCGGCCAGATTTTCGTTGACAACGGTGGTGGCACCGATTCCAACGAGCAAGACAACGGTGTGCTAGATGCTGGTGAAGGCGCCTACCTTGCCAATCTCAACACAAACAACACTGGCACCGACAAAGTCATCGTCCAGTTGTTCGACGTGGATCCGAGTGCTGGTGGCGAAACACCGATCGCAACAACACTGGTCGACATCTCAACGGACAGCAACCCTGGCGAGTATCTATTCGATACCGTTGGTGCCGATCCACTTGGCCCCGGCACCTACTACGTCGTTATTCCAGAAACCGAGTTCGCCGATGACGACTCACTAGCCGGATACATCGGCAGTTCCGTCGACACCCCTGGAAACAGCGGCGCCGACGTCACCAACGACGATGTCGATGACGACAACGATGGTGTTTACGTTGCCGGCGTTGGTTTCATCAGCGGTGCAATCACGCTAAGCATCGGTGACGAACCCACCTCAGGAAACACCAACACGACCGTCGATTTTGGCGTGGTCCCAACCACCGACCTGCGTATCGACAAGACAATCAGCGCCGGCGATTCCAACTTGGTTCCTGGTGGCACCGCGGTCTTCACCGTGACCGTCGAAAACAAAGGCCTTAACGACGCAACCGCCGTCAAAGTCAGCGACATCGTCCCGGATGGCTTGACCATCACGACCATCCAGGACAGCGGCAGCAACAACGTTGCGTTCATCAACGAAGATTCGGGCGGCGATACCATTCGCTCGTTCACCATTGGTGATGTCGATGCCGGTGAAACAGTGGTCTACACGATCACCGCCACCGTTTCAGGAACCATCACGGTCGACCCGATCAACGAAGTTCGCGTGGAAGGATTCGAAGTCGAAGACGACATCGATACCGTCGACGCTGACCGCGGCACAGGCGACCCGCTACAAGGTGCACTTGCCAATAACACCGCCATCGAATCTGTCGACATCTCGTTGGCGGACTTAACGGTTACCAAGACTGACTCGCTAACCACGACCACGGCCGGTAGCCAAATCACCTACACAATTGTGGTCTCCAACGACGCGGGTGCAGACACGGCCAACAACGTGGTTGCTCTGGACACCTTACCAACCGGTGTCACGTTCGTTTCGGGAACCGTCACCGTCGGCGACGGCACCGTTACCGAAATCACCACCGGCGTCGACACGGGCAAAATCCAGGCCACCTTGGGCACGCTCGCACCCGGTGCAAGTGAAACATTCGTGATCGTGGTCGACATTGATGCCGATCTCGATGACGCGAACTCGCCGCTGACCAACAGTGTCACCGTGACCGCGGACAACGCCGCCGAACAAACCGACACCGACGACACCACGGTTACTCGTGAAGTCGACGTCACGGTAGGTAAGGTTGTGGTGGAAACACGCACGCCGGATGATCGCACCGATGGCGATGACGCCGACGACATCATCGACTCCACGGATCCCTACCAAGTGTTCGCAGGTGGTTTTGTTACTTACCAAATCACGGCGTCCAACTCGGGAACTTCCGAAGCACGTGGCGTTGAAGTAACCGACACGTTGCCAGCCGGCCTGACCTATGTCACCGGCAGTTTCGATGCACTGGCCAGCGGCGTCGCCGCTCCAGCAGTCAGCGGTCAAGACCTGACATTCACGATTCCAAACTTGGCACCGGGTGAATCTCAAATCTTCACCTTCGAAGTCGCCGTTGCCTCGGACGAATTCGATCCAATCCTGAACACCGCCACCATCACAACGACGGATCCGGAATCGGACGCGACGAACAACACGGGTTCGGTCACGATCGATCCCGATCCGCAAATTGACCTGATTCTCGACAAGTCGGTTGGGCAAACAACCGTTGTCCCCGGTAGCGAGCAAGTCGTTTACACCTTCGTCGTCAGCCACGACGTTGACAGTATTTCGGACGCCGTGAACGTCGACGTCACCGACTTGCTGCCCTCGGGATTGTCCAACGCTGTCATTAGCGGAACCGGCATCACATCATCCAACTTCAACTCCACAACCGGAGCGGTTCTGGTTGAATACGCTTCGATTCCGGTCGGCGAAACCCGTACCTTCACCGTTACCGCCGACGTCGATGCCGACGTCACCGGTACGATCGTCAATGCAGCGGAAGTCACCGTCCCCGGCGTCACCGAACTGGACGACACCAACAATACCGACACCGTCACGGTTACCGCGGATCCCGAATTCGACCTGACGATCGACAAGTCGGTCAACGGAACCGGCACCTTCGGCCCGCTCGATACCGTCACCTTCACCATCGTGGTCTCCCATGACCTGAACGACGATGGCACTGAAGCAGACAACGGGCAAAGCCCATCGCAAGCAACCGGTGTCGTGCTTACCGACGTCCTGCCAACCGGGCTGACTTTCGTGTCGGCAACTGCGGCGGGAGCGGCAACCACACCGACCAGCACCGCCGGCGGAACGATTGTGTTCGCCGAGTTCGATCTGGCACCGGGGGCAACGCGAACCTACACCATCACCGCTTCAGTGGACGACACGGCCATCGGCTCGCTGACCAACAACGCTTCGTTGGTCACTGACGCCGGTGAAACCGAAACGACCAACAACTCGGATTCGGCCGACGTCACGATCGTCCCCGAAGCGAATGTTCGTGTTAGCAAAACGGTTAGCACCACTACGGCTCAAACCGGTTCGGAACTGACTTACACAATCACCGTGACGAACGACGGCCCATCCGCCGCCGAATCCGTAACGGCCGTGGACACACTGCCCACTGGCGTGACCTTCGTCAGCGGAACAGGGCCAAACGGTGCACTGACCGCCAGCGGACAAACCGTCACCGTCAACGGCGGCACACTGGACGCCAGCGGCACGGGAAGCTCATTCGTGTTCACGATCGTTGCCACCGTGAACGACGGAGTCACTGCATCGCAAACCAACATTGTCAACGTGTCAACGTCGACCGCCGAAACCACGACAGCGGACAATACCGCATCGGCAACCACGGCGATCGACCAAGCTATCAACGAACTATCCGGTACCGTTTTCCGCGACTTCGATAACGACGGACTCCTGAACGGAATGGACAGTGCCTTGGAGGGAATCGAACTGCTGTTGACCGGCGGCGATTTGGGAACAGACGGCCTTCGCACCGTCACCGACGAAAACGGCTTCTATGAATTTGATGACCTGATCGCTGGTGACTATACCGTCCAACGCCTCGACCTTCCGGACTACTTCAACGACGGACTGGAACAGGCCGGAACCGGTGCCACACCAGCCGATTCGGTGGACTCCATCATGGTTTCCATCGGCGGGACGGATGGACAATCCGTGCCTGACAACAACTTCGCATTGGTTCCTTACCTCAGCTACAAGCTGTGCATCCTGTAA
- a CDS encoding BBP7 family outer membrane beta-barrel protein — protein sequence MSQRLNKTFWIMLTAIFAVSAITTSPLAYAQNGSTSSQDDLEESARASWQPVRDLSRRTPKVRPSSAQVQLVDYETPVATASKTSSAKRVRPTSGNWNQGNTQRQAPVRTNVRPASATVLAQPVMQHTGMQHTVPLDGHVTFEPMHDSGCDAMPMGNCGCNDMGCDGGCGGSCGVGMGGCDGIGCSSGSCCNGDPMCGEYKDCDSLRPCLTLCWPQDGWFSAEYLMWWQDGVDLPPLASTGRLSDRTPLENGSILYGNNSVLDDDLDGYRFDGGFWFDNCHTWGIGAGFFQLDRSYDRFSGGNDNSTLVRPIITVLEDDNAGSLDDLTEGVALVNDPTREHVGDLNITVDSQLSGWDLYLRHFTKANSGCTGVGPCCCPTPWCSRSEHRIGFRQVELDEGIGINSSVLVGSSLSFALDESFRTNNQFNGIDVGWYHTRTMNYWSFDLGLRIAAGNTRQRVRIDGSTVVNQTAPAVQGGLLALNSNIGTYERDEFSVLPELNMKLGYQLTDQLKATFGYTFLYWSNVVRPGDQIERIIDQDQVPNSNADTPTGVFPRFAFDNTDYWAQGLNFGLDYRW from the coding sequence GTGTCGCAACGTCTGAACAAAACATTTTGGATCATGCTGACAGCGATTTTCGCTGTTTCAGCCATTACAACCAGTCCACTGGCGTACGCCCAGAACGGCTCGACCTCATCACAAGATGATCTCGAAGAGTCGGCTCGAGCGTCATGGCAACCTGTTCGCGACCTGTCGCGTCGAACCCCCAAGGTTCGACCCAGCTCCGCCCAGGTGCAGTTGGTCGACTACGAAACGCCCGTCGCTACGGCATCTAAAACCAGCTCAGCGAAACGCGTTCGTCCCACATCGGGAAACTGGAATCAAGGCAACACGCAACGCCAAGCTCCCGTCCGCACCAACGTGCGACCGGCTTCGGCCACCGTGTTGGCCCAGCCAGTGATGCAACACACTGGGATGCAGCATACTGTGCCACTTGATGGTCACGTCACCTTTGAACCCATGCACGACAGTGGTTGCGACGCGATGCCCATGGGCAACTGCGGATGCAACGACATGGGCTGCGACGGTGGTTGTGGCGGATCATGCGGCGTCGGAATGGGCGGCTGCGACGGCATCGGTTGCTCTTCGGGCAGCTGCTGCAACGGCGATCCCATGTGCGGTGAGTACAAAGATTGCGATTCGCTTCGACCTTGCCTGACCCTCTGCTGGCCACAAGACGGATGGTTTTCCGCTGAATACCTGATGTGGTGGCAAGACGGGGTGGACCTTCCACCACTGGCTTCGACCGGACGCCTTAGTGACCGCACTCCGCTGGAAAACGGCAGCATCCTATACGGTAACAACTCCGTCCTGGACGACGATCTTGACGGCTACCGCTTTGACGGCGGCTTCTGGTTCGACAACTGTCACACATGGGGGATTGGTGCTGGGTTCTTCCAACTGGACCGTTCCTACGATCGCTTCTCGGGCGGCAATGACAACAGCACGCTGGTTCGCCCCATCATCACCGTACTGGAAGACGACAACGCAGGCTCACTCGACGACCTGACCGAAGGCGTCGCCTTGGTCAACGACCCAACCCGCGAACACGTTGGAGATTTGAACATCACCGTCGACAGCCAACTAAGCGGCTGGGACCTTTACCTACGCCACTTCACCAAGGCGAACTCCGGTTGCACCGGCGTCGGCCCTTGTTGTTGCCCAACACCTTGGTGCTCACGCAGCGAACACCGAATTGGTTTCCGCCAGGTTGAATTGGACGAAGGCATCGGCATCAACAGCAGCGTGTTGGTCGGATCGTCCTTAAGCTTCGCACTCGACGAATCGTTCCGCACAAACAACCAGTTCAACGGGATCGACGTCGGCTGGTACCACACTCGCACAATGAACTACTGGAGCTTCGACCTCGGCCTACGCATCGCCGCGGGTAACACTCGACAACGCGTCCGCATCGATGGTTCCACCGTTGTGAACCAAACCGCACCCGCTGTTCAAGGCGGACTGCTGGCACTGAATTCGAACATCGGCACATACGAACGAGACGAGTTCTCGGTCCTGCCGGAACTGAACATGAAACTGGGCTATCAGTTGACCGATCAGCTCAAAGCGACCTTCGGGTACACGTTCCTGTACTGGTCCAACGTAGTCCGTCCCGGTGACCAGATCGAACGGATCATTGACCAGGACCAAGTACCTAACTCCAACGCTGACACACCAACCGGCGTCTTCCCACGGTTCGCTTTCGACAATACCGACTATTGGGCACAAGGCCTGAACTTCGGCTTGGATTACCGCTGGTAA